A DNA window from Arachis hypogaea cultivar Tifrunner chromosome 18, arahy.Tifrunner.gnm2.J5K5, whole genome shotgun sequence contains the following coding sequences:
- the LOC140181300 gene encoding uncharacterized protein, whose protein sequence is MDTWADSNIMFRNVFDALGLRNADLRGHQHGVVGLGDNFIKPDDVISLPVSIGGGRGKRSLMAEFVVLRDSMAYNLILGRKTINEFGEVISTKLLLMKFVADDGSVGTIRGDLETAVACDNTSLSLRKKSKEASGIFLADLDARVDDKPRPEPEGDLEKFRVGDSEEKFTFVNKNLPHDLKEPLMKMIKANGDLFAWTPADMPGLDPQLISHHLAVKPEARPVAQRRRKMSQERAEEVAKQTASLLEAGFIRELDYSTWLSNVVLIPMHRPDEEKTTFITPGERIATR, encoded by the exons ATGGACACATGGGCTGATTCCAATATCATGTTTCGCAATGTATTTGATGCCCTGGGCCTACGAAACGCCGACCTCAGAGGTCACCAACACGGCGTGGTAGGCCTAGGCGATAACTTCATCAAGCCAGACGACGTAATTTCCCTCCCGGTCTCCATAGGCGGAGGCAGGGGGAAGAGGTCGCTAATGGCGGAGTTCGTGGTCTTAAGGGATTCCATGGCCTACAATCTCATCCTGGGGAGGAAGACCATCAACGAATTTGGGGAGGTGATCTCCACCAAGCTATTGCTAATGAAGTTTGTTGCTGATGATGGATCAGTTGGGACCATCAGGGGAGACCTAGAGACGGCGGTCGCATGCGACAACACTAGCCTCTCCTTGAGAAAGAAGTCTAAAGAAGCATCCGGCATTTTTCTTGCCGATTTGGATGCCAGAGTTGACGATAAGCCCAGGCCGGAACCAGAGGGGGACCTGGAAAAGTTCAGGGTCGGTGACTCGGAAGAGAAGTTTACTTTCGTAAACAAAAACCTACCCCACGACCTGAAAGAGCCCCTGATGAAGATGATCAAAGCGAACGGCGACTTGTTTGCCTGGACCCCGGCCGACATGCCAGGCCTAGACCCCCAACTCATATCCCACCATCTGGCCGTGAAACCGGAGGCTAGGCCGGTGGCTCAAAGGAGAAGGAAAATGTCCCAAGAACgagcagaggaggtggccaagcagacggccagcctcctagaagcCGGATTTATCAGGGAACTCGACTACTCGACTTGGCTGTCGAACGTAGTCTTG ataccgatgcaccggccaGACGAAGAGAAAACGACATTCATAACGCCAGGGGAACGTATTGCTACAAGGTAA